The following proteins are co-located in the Apium graveolens cultivar Ventura chromosome 5, ASM990537v1, whole genome shotgun sequence genome:
- the LOC141660373 gene encoding protein FAR1-RELATED SEQUENCE 5-like, which translates to MTTTSRSEYMNSFFDEYVKASTGLKEFIDNSQKALETQILNEVKADYETDKERRLIFNSALENHASSIYTKEIFRQFQNELRKSTSYVVNSCKDGSNYMWKLYLVEKYNVSENLRRRYRVMVSLEGNIDCECKKFEHSGMLCKYILRYLDKKQKTMIPTIFIKSRWTASANKIDGFSPYNPPVLVDVGDSTTVRYSALCKYFQGLGALGSCSKPRYNYVMDLIEKGKCYVIEKFCEKENNSRMEEEFQAYDEHDPIFNPPMSQTKGRKKDSARYKSGIETSITKKNSGRSKSGIKTSTEKIRYCGFYGVAGHDRRRCLKNPNRNFK; encoded by the coding sequence ATGACCACCACCTCAAGAAGCGAGTACATGAATTCATTTTTTGACGAGTATGTGAAAGCTTCAACCGGGTTGAAAGAATTCATTGATAATTCACAAAAGGCTTTGGAAACACAAATTCTTAATGAGGTTAAAGCCGACTACGAGACCGATAAGGAAAGGAGATTGATATTTAATTCCGCCTTAGAAAATCATGCTTCTTCTATTTACACAAAAGAAATATTTAGGCAATTTCAAAATGAGCTTAGAAAAAGCACATCTTATGTGGTAAATAGTTGCAAAGATGGTTCCAATTACATGTGGAAGTTGTATTTAGTTGAGAAGTATAATGTGTCGGAGAATCTTAGAAGAAGGTATCGGGTAATGGTTTCTTTGGAAGGAAATATTGATTGTGAATGTAAAAAATTTGAACATTCCGGGATGCTTTGCAAATATATCCTACGTTATCTTGACAAGAAACAAAAAACTATGATACCAACAATTTTTATCAAATCAAGATGGACGGCGAGCGCAAATAAAATTGATGGTTTTTCGCCTTATAATCCTCCCGTTCTTGTTGATGTTGGTGATTCAACAACGGTAAGGTATAGTGCTTTGTGTAAATATTTCCAAGGTTTGGGTGCTCTTGGAAGTTGTTCAAAACCACGATACAATTACGTGATGGATTTGATTGAGAAAGGAAAATGTTACGTGATTGAAAAGTTTTGTGAAAAAGAAAATAATTCAAGAATGGAGGAGGAGTTCCAAGCTTATGATGAACATGATCCAATATTCAATCCTCCAATGTCACAAACAAAGGGAAGAAAGAAGGATTCGGCAAGGTATAAAAGTGGCATTGAGACGTCAATAACAAAGAAGAATTCGGGAAGGTCTAAAAGTGGTATTAAGACGTCAACTGAAAAAATCCGTTATTGCGGATTTTATGGTGTGGCCGGACATGATAGGAGGCGTTGTCTAAAAAACCCAAATAgaaattttaaatga